From the genome of Cygnus olor isolate bCygOlo1 chromosome 29, bCygOlo1.pri.v2, whole genome shotgun sequence:
CCAcccgggggggggaggcacCCAAAAGTCCCCGCCGTGTCCCCGGGGGGGCGGTGGCAgacgtccccccccccccccggccacccccGAGTGTCACCGTGCTGTGTTCCCCCCCCCAGTGtcagcatcctggtgggggCCCCCAAGGCCAACACCAGCCAGCCCAACGTCACCCAGGGGGGGGCCGTCTACCACTGCCCCTGGCCCCCCGGCGCTGACTGCACCCCCATTGACTTCGACCACATCGGTAAGGGCACGGGGTTGGGGACAGGGGCACGGGgttggggacagggacacaTGGACTTGGGCATAGGGATGGGGACGagggcacagggacagggacagagggatggggacagggacagggggacaggggcacaggaatggggatggggacagggggatggAGACGGGGAcaggggcatggggacagggacagggggacggggacagggataggggcatggggacaggagtgtggggatggggacagggacaggggcacaaacatggggacagggacacatGGACTTGAGCACAGGGGCGGGGATGGgggcacggggatggggacgggggcACAGGGAGAAGGAcaggggcatggggacagggacacgaggatggggacagggacagggatggggacaaggCTGGGACAAAGCCAAGCgctgggatggggctggtggggcgtggggacaggggacagggtATGGGGACGGAGCACGGCCAGGCGTGGGGACAAGGCACAGGGACTGAACACCGCTGGGCGTGGGGACGGGGAAGGGGGAcagggcacggggacagggcaTGGGGGTGGCACCCggacatggggatggggacagggcacggggacagggctCGGGGGTGGCACCCggacacggggatggggacggggcacggggacagggcaCGGGGGTGGCACCCGGACACAGGtttggggacggggacaccgCTGTGCGCGGGGACtggcacggggacagggacaccgcCGGGCATGGGAACGGGCACAGCTGGGGCCGGGAGCCGTGGGCATCGGGGCCAGGGACAGAGACGTGGCCCCAGCACCCCGTGGCCCCTATAGCCCCCTATGGCCCCCGTGccaccctgtgccccccccccgcgcccgtCCCCGCGTTGTCCCCCCCCCACGGCCTTGGCCCCGCGGCTGCGCTGCGCCCGGCTGGTTAACGATAAacccgggggctggggggggggggcggcaggggcTGGAATTGGGGGCctgggggggtcgggggggtggggggagcagggggggggCTGACCCTCgcgtccccccctcccccagggACCCGCAGCCACGACTTTGGGGGCAACGGCACCGAGAACCCCGACCCCGTGGAGTTCAAGTCCCTGCAGTGGTTCGGGGCCACCGTGCGGGCACACAACGCCTCCATCCTggtacgggggggggggggggggcacacaaaaatgggggggggggtacacaaaaatgggggggggggtcctggtcATAGGGCacatggtgggggggggggcacagagtgcctggggctgggtttgggggtCCGGCTGCGTGCGGACCCCCTCCCGTGCCCCCCGTTTCCCTGTGCCCACCGTGTCCCCCCCTCCTttgccgtgcccccccccccttctgtgtcccccccccaccccccccaggcTTGCGCCCCCCTGTACAGCTGGCGCCCCACCAAGGACGAGGGGGGCCGGGACCCCGTGGGCACCTGCTTCCTCTCCATCGGCAACTTCTCCAAATTCGTCGAGTACGCGCCCTGCCGCTCAGGTCggccccccctcgccccccccccgaCACCCCTTgacccccccagaccccccccggacccccaTTACCCCCCCCCCGAGCCTGGCATCAAGTGACACCCTCCtgtccgcccccccccccccccatcttttGTGTTACCCATGGGTGACACCCCCATGCCTGGCACCCCCAAGGTGTCCCCCCCCACCcaagggaccccccccccatcgtccctccccccccccaaagaacccccccccgcccaggtgtcccccccccccctcagcctgGCATCCAGAGGAGGTGGCAcccccccagcctggcaccCATGGGTCCCCAGGCCCTCCCAGCATGGTGacacccccgcagcccccccagcccagcacccatgggaccccaagctgccccccccccccaaaaaaaaatgacccccccacttttctccccccccccccagatctGAACTCTGCAGCCGGGCAGGGCTACTGCCAGGGGGGCTTCAGCGCCGAGTTCACCCAggtgggggcacgggggggcacggggggggtaCGGGGGGGTACGGGGGGCGTGGGGGATatatggggacacgggggggggggcgtggggatgggggggccCTGGACCCCcaaggctggggaggggctgAGCATTGGGGTGGGGATGAGGTGGGGGCGATGGGGTATTTGGGGGTATGGGGGGGGTAgagggggggttgggggggtaTATGGCGGTGCTGGAGGGGGGGTATGGGGGGGTGTTAGGGGTCGGGGGGGGGCGTGCTGGGGGGGGCTGTTGGCTGAGGGGCTGTGTCGCTGCAGACGGGACGCGTGCTCCTGGGGGGCCCCGGCAGCTACTTCTGGCAAGGTGAGACCCCCGCGTGGCCCTAACTGCACGTGAACGCCCCTGCATGCCCCTAAATATTCCTAAATGCCCCTAAATACCCCCAAAATACCCCTGCCTGCCCCTAAATGCACCTAAATGCCCCTAAATATTCCTAAATGCCCCCTAAATACCCCCAAAATACCCCTGCCTGCTCCTAAGTGCACCTAAATGCCCCTAAATAGCCCCCAAATACCTCTGTCTGCCCTTGAGTGCCCCTAAATACCCCCTAAATGCCCCCTAAATGCCCTCTAAATACCTCTGCCTGCTGCTAAATACCCCCAAatgcccctgcctgcccctaAATGCCCCCTAAATGCCCCCTAAATACCCCCACCTGCCCCTAAATACCCCCTAAATGCCCCCTAAATGCCCCTGCCTGATCCTAAATACTCCCCTAAATGCCCCCTAAATGCTCCTGGCTGCCCCTAAATACCCCCCAAATACCCCCACCTGCCCCTAAATGCTCCCTAAATACCCCCTAAATGCCCCCTGAATGCCCCTGCCTGTTCCTAAATACCCCCCGAATGCCCCTGGCTGCCCCTGAATACCCCCCAAATGCCCCCACCTGCCCCTAAATGCCCCCTAAATGCCCCTGCCTGTTCCTGAATACCCCCCGAATGCCCCTGGCTGCCCCTAAATACCCCGCAAATGCCCCCACCTGCCCCTAAATGCCCCCTAAATGCCCCTGCCTGTTCCTGAATACCCCCCGAATGCCCCTGGCTGCCCCTAAATACCCCGCAAATGCCCCCACCTGCCCCTAAATGCCCCCTAAATGCCCCTGCCTGTTCCTGAATACCCCCCGAATGCCCCTGGCTGCCCCTAAATACCCCGCAAATGCCCCCACCTGCCCCTAAATGCCCCCTAAATGCCCCTGCCTGTTCCTGAATACCCCCCGAATGCCCCTGGCTGCCCCTAAATACCCCGCAAATGCCCCCACCTGCCCCTAAATGCCCCCTAAATGCCCCTGCCTGTTCCTGAATACCCCCCGAATGCCCCTGGCTGCCCCTAAATACCCCGCAAATGCCCCCACCTGCCCCTAAATGCCCCCTAAATGCCCCTGCCTGTTCCTGAATACCCCCGAATGCCCCTGGCTGCCCCTAAATACCCCGCAATGCCCCCACCTGCCCCTAAATGCCCCCTAAATGCCCCTGCCTGTTCCTGAATACCCCCCGAATGCCCCTGGCTGCCCCTAAATACCTCCCGACTGCCCCCACCTGCCCCTAAATGCCCCCTAAATGCCCCTGCCTGTTCCTGAATACCCCCCGAATGCCCCTGGCTGCCCCTAAATACCCCGCAAATGCCCCCACCTGCCCCTAAATGCCCCCTAAATGCCCCTGCCTGTTCCTAAATACCCCCCGAATGCCCCTGGCTGCCCCTAAATACCTCCCGACTGCCCCCACCTGCCCCTAAATGCCCCCTaaacccccccaccccccccggccccggcagccccccgggtGCTGAGTGTCGCCGCGCCCCCAGGGCAGGTGATGTCGGCCACGCAGGAGCAGATCGCGGCCTCGAGCTACCCCGAGTACTTCATCCAGGACGTGGCCGGGCAGCTGCAGACGCGCCAGGCGGCCCCCACCTACGACGACAGCTACATGGGtcggggacacggggacggcggcggggggggcgggggggggacatGGAGGTGTGTGGGGTcgtggggatgtggggacacggggtcatggggacgtggggatgTGGGGACGTCAGAGGTGTATGGGGACGTGGGGTCATGGGGATGTGGGGGCACGGATGtgtgtggggacatggggacatcgGGATGGGGGGACGTGGAGGtgtgtggggacatggggatgtggggacgCAGAGGTGTATGGGGACATTGGAGCTGGGATGtgcatggggacatggggacacagggacacagaGGTGTACAGGGtcatggggacagggatgtggGGCGGACATGGGGACATTGGAGCTGGGGATGCGCATGGGGACACGCGGTGACATGGGAACAGGGAGGGGGGACGTAGGGGACAGGGGACATGGCGCAGGGGTGCGGGGACACGGTGACACGGGTGGCACAGGTGACAcctctcacccccccccccccccacaggCTACTCAGTGGCAGTCGGTGAGTTCAGCGGGGACACGACGCAAGGTGGGTGCCACACGGGGTgacgcggggctgggggggggtgaCAAGAGGCTGGCGGGGGGACACAGCACGTGTGACAGCGCCACTTTGTCCCTTGCAGACTTCGTGGCCGGTGTCCCCAAGGGCAACCTCACCTACGGCTACGTAAGGCTGCGGGGATGTGGGGACGTGGCGGGGGGCAccgtggggtgggggggccctGGGTGTCTGGGTCCCTTGTCCCCCACCCCAGtgtcccctcccccccccgtgtccccccccaggTCACCATCCTCAACGGCACCAACATGAAGTCCCTCTACAACTTCTCCGGGGAGCaggtgggggtgctggggggggggtcacccttgggggggggggggtttggggtgcCCATGGGGGGCGATGGGGTAGGGTGGGGGGGCTGGGTGCTcactgcgggggggggggggggggggaggaggaggggacagTGCTGGGAGGTAGGGGGACACCCAGGTAGGGTTTNNNNNNNNNNNNNNNNNNNNNNNNNNNNNNNNNNNNNNNNNNNNNNNNNNNNNNNNNNNNNNNNNNNNNNNNNNNNNNNNNNNNNNNNNNNNNNNNNNNNNNNNNNNNNNNNNNNNNNNNNNNNNNNNNNNNNNNNNNNNNNNNNNNNNNNNNNNNNNNNNNNNNNNNNNNNNNNNNNNNNNNNNNNNNNNNNNNNNNNNGGCAGGATGGGACCCGCCGGAGTCCCCATGGGCTGTGCGTGTCCCTGGGATGGGGCCTCTCTGGGATGCGGatgggggggatttggggctggaggaggggatttggggctggaggagaggatctggggctggaggaggggatctggggctggaggaggggatttggggctggaggaggggatttggggctggagaaggggatttggggctggagAACTTGAAtaggggctggaggaggagattTGGGGCTGGAGAATGAGATTAGGGGCTGGAAAGGGGGATCCGAGGTTTGAGAAGGGATTTTGGGGCTGGAGAAAGATATCTGGGGCTTCAGAAGGTGATTTGGGGCTGAAGAAGGGATTTGGGGGCCAGAGAAGAGAATTTGTGTCTGGAGAACAGGATTAGGGGCTGGAGaaggggatttggggctggaaAGGGGGATTGGAGGCTTGAGAAGGGATTTGGGGGCTGAAGAAGGGGACTtggagctggagaagggaaTTAGGGGCTGGAGAGGAGAACTGGAGGTTGGAGAAAGGGACTtgaagctggagaagtgggTTTGGGCGTTGGGGTCTGAGGAAGGGAAATTTGGGGCTAGGGAAGGGGATTGGGGTCTGCAAAtgtggagctggggcaggaggagggatcTGGGGCCAGACCTGGGGCCAGAAGCACCCCGAAACCCCACTTTTCTCCCAGAATGGAACCCGGACGCGACGTGGGAGCCTCTCCCCACCCCGTGTGGGGTCAACCCCGTACacggcagcagcggggccccgCACGGATCCTGCCGCCGGAGCAGCCGGCGGGGTTTTTGTCGCCTCTTTGGAAAAGGGGCGATGTCGgcacctgtttttctgtttaaaagacaaataatcAGGTGCAGgtgtttgcatttctgcatgGTCCAGGGAAAAAAGGCTGCCGTGATTTATAGGAGAGATCCTCGCCCATAAATCTCCCCCGCGCCGCGTATTTGTAAATGAGGCCGGGAGAGGGATTTTTGTGTTCGCTTCCCCCTTTTTCTGCGTCCTCTTTTCTTCGTCCCGCACGATGCGGCGCGGGGAACCCCTCGGGCCCGGCCACACGCGGGGACGGATCCGGCCCCCGTCCTCCATCCCATAAAACGGCGAGCGATCCCATTGCAGGATCCAGTCCCGGGACTGGCACGGACTGGGAGGACTGGGAGCAATGGGACAGAGCGGTTGGCGTCCCCCAAAAAATCCCCATTGCGATGGGGTCGGAGCCAAGCCAAGGGTGGACgttgctccccccccccaaaaaaaatcagcaccCAAATGGGGCTTCGTTTCCCCAAGGTTTCTTCTCCCTGCCAAAAAAATACAGTCCTGCAGCACCAAAAAAATGGGAAATCCACCCAAAAATCAGCTGGGGAGGTCTGAAACAAAAGGGATCCCACGGGGCGGCTCAACCCCGTTTGCATTTGGGATGGCGAGTTCCCTTTTTGGGGTCTGGAG
Proteins encoded in this window:
- the ITGA5 gene encoding integrin alpha-5, producing the protein MAPAAAPVPPRCRRSRCRCRALLPVLLPLLLPPPPPAAAFNLEASRPVAFRGAPGSLFGFALDFYLPKPRSVSILVGAPKANTSQPNVTQGGAVYHCPWPPGADCTPIDFDHIGTRSHDFGGNGTENPDPVEFKSLQWFGATVRAHNASILACAPLYSWRPTKDEGGRDPVGTCFLSIGNFSKFVEYAPCRSDLNSAAGQGYCQGGFSAEFTQTGRVLLGGPGSYFWQGQVMSATQEQIAASSYPEYFIQDVAGQLQTRQAAPTYDDSYMGYSVAVGEFSGDTTQDFVAGVPKGNLTYGYVTILNGTNMKSLYNFSGEQVGLSSNRDCIPQIGIAPPDRGRILQIAPPDCDCILQIAI